AAAATGGCATATAATATTACGTTGATTCCAGGTGATGGCATAGGGCCGGAAGTTGCCCGCGCAACCCAGCAAGTGCTCGCCGCAACCGGCATCGAGATCGAATGGGATGTGCAAATGGCCGGGTCGGATGTGATCAATCGTTACGGCACACCACTCCCGGAAGAAGCGCTCGAATCTGTTCGGAAAAATAAAATTGCGCTGAAAGGACCCATTGGCACACCTATCGGAAAAGGTTTTCGATCGGTAAATGTGGACTTGCGCAAACGGCTCGATCTCTACTGTAATTTCCGCCCGTCGCGTTCCATTCCGGGCGTTAAAAGCCGATACGAAGATGTTGACCTCATTGTCGTTCGGGAAAATACCGAAGGACTTTACAGCGGATTGGAACACATTGTTGTGCCCGGCGTGATCGAAAGTCAGCGGATCATCACCGAAAAAGGCTCGCGCCGAATTATGGAAACGGCGTTCAAAATTGCCAGACGTTATCGCCGTAAAAAGGTAACGGCAGTTCACAAAGCGAATATTCTCAAACTCAGCGACGGTTTGTTTCTGGAAGTCGCCCGCGAAGTTGCCCGCGATTATCCGGATATCGAATACGATGAATCAATTGTCGATGCCACCGCGATGAAACTGGTGATTAACCCGTCGCAGTTCGATGTTTTGGTGATGGAAAACCTGTTTGGCGATATCATTTCGGATCTCACCAGCGGACTGATTGGCGGGCTTGGCGTTGCACCGGCATCCAATTTGGGTGACGGGTACGCGGTTTTTGAAGCTGTTCACGGCAGCGCACCGGACATCGCCGGAAAAGGTGTTGCCAATCCCACCGCGCTCATCCTCAGTGGCTGTTTGATGCTGGAATTGTTGGAAGAACACGACGCCGCAGATCGCGTTCGTAAAGCCATCAGCAAAGTGATTGGTGAGGGTAAACATGTTACCCCGGATCTCGGTGGCAGCGCGAAAACACAGGAATATGTTGACGCACTTTCCGATGTGATACAGGCGATCAAATGAAAGCAATTTTACCAAAAGAACCCGGTGGACCGGATGTTCTTGTGATGGTCGAATATCCCACACCCGAACCTGCCGGACATGAATTGTTGGTTCGCGTAAAAGCCACAGCGCTCAACCGGGCGGATTTGTTGCAACGTGAAGGCAAATATCCGCCGCCAAAAGGCGAAAGCCCGGTACTCGGTCTGGAAATGGCCGGCGAAGTGGAAAAAGTCGGTTCGGCGGTTTCCGGCTGGCGAAAAGGTGACCGCGTTTGCGCGTTGCTTCCCGGCGGCGGCTACGCCGAATATGTGACAATTCCCGCAAAAATGGCCATCCCGATTCCGGAAAATATGAGTTATGAAAATGCCGCAGCCATTCCGGAAGTGTTTTTAACCGCGTTTCAGGCACTCTATTGGCTCGGCGGTATCAAATCCAGCGACAATGTGCTGATTCACGCCGGTGCCAGCGGCGTCGGAACGGCAGCGATTCAACTGGTTCGCGGTGCGGGCGGCGTGCCGTTTGTGACCGCCGGATCGGCAAAAAAACTGGATTTCTGCACACAACTCGGCGCAAAAATGGCCATCAATTACAAAGCCGGTGATTTCCTGCCGGATATTCTGGAAGCCACTGAAAATCGCGGCGTCGATATCATTCTGGATTTCGTCGGCTCGCCGTACTGGGCGCAAAATATCGATGCGCTGGCAACCGACGGGCGGCTGATTATTTTGGCAACGATGGGCGGCGGAAAAGTGGATTCACTCGATTTGCGTAAAATTCTGGTGAAGCGATTGCGCGTTATCGGCACAACCCTTCGCGCCCGAGATCTCGAATATAAACAACAGCTTACCAATGATTTTGTCCGCAATATTTTATCCGGTTTCGAAGAAGGCACATACGAGCCGGTTGTCCACGAAATTTTGCCGTGGCGACAGGTGAAGCAGGCTCACCGGATGATGGAAGACAATCAGAATATCGGTAAAATTGTGCTGCAGGTTGGGGAGGAGAGCTGATTTGCAAACCGTGCATTCCGCAAATTATTGGATCGACAAACTGAACCTCACAAAACATCCCGAAGGTGGATATTTTAAAGAAATTTACCGATCAGCAGAATCTGTTATTGGCGATGCGCTGCCGCAGCGATTCGGCGGCGCCCGCAGTTTTGGCACATCCATTTATTTTCTGCTCAAAAGCAACGAGTTTTCCGCACTGCACCGCATTGCATCCGATGAAATCTGGCATTTTTACGCCGGATCGCCGCTGACCATTTATTCGATCAATCCAAACGGTGTGTTGTCACATATTTTTTTGGGTAACGATTTTGATTCCGGTGAGATGTTTCAGGCAGTTGTGCCGGCGGGCAGTTGGTTTGGTGCAAATGTGCAAACGCCTGCGAGCTTCGCATTGGTTGGTTGCACTGTCGCACCCGGATTTGATTTCGCAGATTTTGAAATGGGAAATCGCGAAATTTTGCTAACGCGATTTCCCCAACACAAAAATATTATTGAAATGCTTACGCATGGATGATGTTTTCAATACGTCATTCAGACCGATGGAAATCTCAAATTTTCTCGAACGCCTGCTCAACATCTTCCAATAAATCATCCACATTTTCGATACCGACGGACAGGCGAATCAATCCGTCAGCCAGCCCGATTTTCCGGCGTTCCTCCGG
Above is a window of Calditrichia bacterium DNA encoding:
- a CDS encoding isocitrate/isopropylmalate dehydrogenase family protein, which produces MAYNITLIPGDGIGPEVARATQQVLAATGIEIEWDVQMAGSDVINRYGTPLPEEALESVRKNKIALKGPIGTPIGKGFRSVNVDLRKRLDLYCNFRPSRSIPGVKSRYEDVDLIVVRENTEGLYSGLEHIVVPGVIESQRIITEKGSRRIMETAFKIARRYRRKKVTAVHKANILKLSDGLFLEVAREVARDYPDIEYDESIVDATAMKLVINPSQFDVLVMENLFGDIISDLTSGLIGGLGVAPASNLGDGYAVFEAVHGSAPDIAGKGVANPTALILSGCLMLELLEEHDAADRVRKAISKVIGEGKHVTPDLGGSAKTQEYVDALSDVIQAIK
- a CDS encoding NAD(P)H-quinone oxidoreductase, encoding MKAILPKEPGGPDVLVMVEYPTPEPAGHELLVRVKATALNRADLLQREGKYPPPKGESPVLGLEMAGEVEKVGSAVSGWRKGDRVCALLPGGGYAEYVTIPAKMAIPIPENMSYENAAAIPEVFLTAFQALYWLGGIKSSDNVLIHAGASGVGTAAIQLVRGAGGVPFVTAGSAKKLDFCTQLGAKMAINYKAGDFLPDILEATENRGVDIILDFVGSPYWAQNIDALATDGRLIILATMGGGKVDSLDLRKILVKRLRVIGTTLRARDLEYKQQLTNDFVRNILSGFEEGTYEPVVHEILPWRQVKQAHRMMEDNQNIGKIVLQVGEES
- a CDS encoding cupin domain-containing protein, with amino-acid sequence MHSANYWIDKLNLTKHPEGGYFKEIYRSAESVIGDALPQRFGGARSFGTSIYFLLKSNEFSALHRIASDEIWHFYAGSPLTIYSINPNGVLSHIFLGNDFDSGEMFQAVVPAGSWFGANVQTPASFALVGCTVAPGFDFADFEMGNREILLTRFPQHKNIIEMLTHG